A region from the Algoriphagus machipongonensis genome encodes:
- a CDS encoding sigma-54-dependent transcriptional regulator, with the protein MAKILVIDDNIDICQLLERFLTKKGYEVDTTISGKNGLEMVKETYYDLIFCDFKLRDMEGRDVLAKVRIISPGTKVAIITGYADVKIAVEVIKKGAFDYITKPLIPDEIISLIERALALKEEEKVKSVTFEKADSKAKKKTSKAEADSKFLKGTGKESKKLYKEVKLVAPTNLSVVIYGESGAGKENIARLIHDQSERAGKPFIAVDCGALTKELAGSELWGHEKGSFTGAHTEKPGQFEIADGGTIFLDEISNLSYEVQVGLLRLVQERKLRRIGGTKDKSIDVRIIVASNEDLRKAVQENKFREDLYFRFNEFSITVPPLRERKDDIEAFALHFLELSNEELNKDVEGFDEEVKEVFQEYVWPGNLREMRNVIRRATLLTDGEKMTVSALPPEVVYARKFNFTDSTSSNTSDAQANGAQASKSPTNLKDAAAEAEAEVLRKVLEEVKYNRTKAAKQLGIDRKTLFNKMKQYDL; encoded by the coding sequence ATGGCTAAGATTCTAGTAATCGATGACAACATTGATATTTGCCAACTTCTAGAGCGGTTTTTAACTAAAAAAGGCTACGAAGTAGATACCACTATCTCTGGTAAAAATGGACTGGAGATGGTTAAGGAAACCTATTACGATCTCATTTTCTGTGACTTTAAACTTCGAGACATGGAAGGTCGAGATGTACTGGCTAAAGTCCGTATAATATCACCTGGAACAAAAGTCGCAATCATCACCGGTTATGCAGATGTGAAAATTGCCGTGGAAGTAATCAAAAAAGGTGCTTTTGATTATATCACTAAACCGCTGATTCCAGATGAAATCATCAGTTTGATTGAGCGTGCTTTAGCTTTAAAAGAAGAAGAAAAAGTCAAATCCGTGACTTTTGAAAAAGCCGATTCAAAAGCCAAGAAAAAGACATCAAAAGCAGAGGCTGATTCTAAGTTTTTGAAGGGTACAGGTAAAGAATCCAAAAAACTTTATAAAGAGGTGAAATTGGTTGCTCCAACCAACCTAAGTGTAGTGATTTATGGAGAAAGCGGAGCAGGAAAAGAGAATATTGCCAGGTTAATTCATGATCAAAGTGAAAGAGCAGGGAAGCCATTTATTGCAGTAGACTGTGGAGCATTGACAAAGGAACTGGCAGGAAGTGAATTGTGGGGCCATGAGAAAGGATCTTTTACCGGAGCCCATACAGAGAAACCAGGGCAATTTGAAATTGCTGACGGAGGAACCATATTCCTTGATGAGATTTCAAACTTGTCTTATGAAGTGCAAGTAGGATTATTAAGATTAGTGCAAGAAAGAAAACTAAGAAGAATAGGAGGTACCAAAGATAAATCTATTGATGTAAGAATTATTGTGGCCTCTAATGAGGATTTGAGGAAAGCTGTTCAGGAAAATAAATTCCGTGAAGATCTTTATTTCAGATTCAATGAATTCAGTATTACCGTTCCTCCATTGAGAGAAAGAAAGGATGATATTGAGGCTTTTGCTTTGCATTTTCTAGAATTATCAAATGAGGAGTTAAATAAAGATGTAGAAGGCTTTGATGAGGAAGTAAAAGAAGTCTTCCAAGAATATGTATGGCCTGGAAACCTTCGTGAAATGCGCAATGTCATCAGAAGGGCTACCTTATTGACAGACGGAGAAAAAATGACTGTTTCTGCATTACCTCCTGAGGTGGTGTATGCGAGGAAATTTAATTTCACCGACTCAACTTCAAGTAATACATCCGACGCTCAAGCCAATGGTGCTCAAGCGAGCAAATCTCCAACTAACTTAAAAGATGCAGCTGCAGAAGCAGAGGCAGAAGTACTGAGAAAAGTACTTGAAGAGGTTAAGTATAACCGAACCAAAGCTGCGAAACAATTGGGGATCGATAGAAAAACTCTGTTCAACAAAATGAAACAATACGATTTATAA
- a CDS encoding metal-dependent transcriptional regulator: MASQTEENYLKALFNLANEENEVNISELAGQMQVSMPTVNSMVKNMQKNGWVIYEKYRPVTLTKDGQKAAALIIRKHRLTEMFLVNKMGFGWEEVHEIAEQVEHIHAGKFFERMDEMLGFPTVDPHGSPIPDKNGRVQEVNYVSLSSCKSGQTVTLAGLTNSSTEFLEFLNSRELSLGKELSIRSVEPYDQSMVVNYENHSSETLSEKVCNRLLVRVIE; encoded by the coding sequence ATGGCTTCTCAAACAGAAGAAAACTATCTCAAGGCCTTATTTAACTTAGCGAATGAGGAAAATGAGGTGAACATTTCGGAATTAGCAGGACAAATGCAGGTAAGTATGCCTACGGTGAATAGTATGGTAAAAAACATGCAAAAAAACGGTTGGGTGATTTATGAAAAATACAGACCGGTAACTCTGACAAAAGATGGACAAAAAGCAGCTGCACTAATTATCCGAAAACATAGGCTAACAGAAATGTTTTTGGTCAATAAAATGGGATTTGGCTGGGAAGAAGTTCATGAAATTGCAGAGCAAGTGGAACATATTCACGCTGGTAAATTTTTTGAAAGAATGGATGAAATGCTAGGCTTTCCTACCGTAGATCCACATGGCTCTCCTATTCCTGATAAAAACGGCCGGGTTCAGGAAGTGAATTATGTCAGCCTTTCTTCTTGCAAATCTGGTCAAACAGTGACTTTAGCAGGACTCACTAATTCCTCAACCGAATTTTTAGAATTCTTAAATAGCAGGGAATTGAGTTTGGGAAAAGAGCTTTCCATTCGTTCTGTCGAACCTTATGATCAAAGTATGGTAGTAAATTACGAAAACCATTCCTCTGAAACACTCAGCGAAAAAGTTTGTAATCGACTTTTGGTCCGTGTTATTGAATAG
- the arfB gene encoding alternative ribosome rescue aminoacyl-tRNA hydrolase ArfB → MKSLRKRMDEGDFLKELNFQTARSGGAGGQHVNKVETKVLINFDLEASLALTEEEKIRLKEKLKSKITEAGLLQVQAQEKRSQFQNKEIAIQKFYELIQKGLKKKKTRKATKPGKGAIEKRLKSKKNKAEKKANRSWKY, encoded by the coding sequence ATGAAATCCTTAAGGAAAAGAATGGATGAAGGTGATTTTTTAAAGGAATTAAATTTCCAGACGGCTAGGAGTGGTGGGGCAGGTGGTCAGCATGTCAATAAAGTGGAGACCAAGGTCTTGATTAATTTCGATCTGGAAGCATCATTAGCATTGACAGAGGAGGAAAAAATTAGGTTAAAAGAAAAGCTAAAGTCCAAAATAACCGAAGCAGGATTACTTCAGGTTCAAGCACAAGAGAAGCGTTCTCAATTCCAGAATAAGGAGATTGCTATCCAAAAGTTTTATGAGTTGATCCAGAAAGGATTAAAAAAGAAAAAGACTCGCAAAGCCACTAAACCAGGTAAGGGAGCCATAGAAAAACGTCTAAAATCCAAAAAGAACAAAGCTGAAAAGAAAGCCAATAGAAGTTGGAAGTATTAA
- a CDS encoding sugar phosphate isomerase/epimerase family protein, which yields MKNRREFLIKSALGAAGFMAAPAWLHGAPNILKNYNKPNSLINGVQVGCITYSFRSMPDQSAEATLKYVTESGLSAIELMGDPAESFAGMPSSPVDRMRMFQLMRKGRDGGELTEDEKKEMAEMRSASEAYGKEVAEWRANVDMKKFEDFRKMYKAAGVSIYAFKPSAFGKNNSDAEISYGMRAAKALGASHVTLEHPSDDAHTLRLGKLGEKNGMSVGYHGHEQETFTFWDTALSQSPKNGLNLDAGHYIAAGNTDLIPLIEKQHKRILSMHTKDRQTPANGKGNLEWGKGDTPIPEMLQLMKKNKYKFPATIELEYQVPEGSDPVKEVQKCVDFCEKALS from the coding sequence ATGAAAAACAGAAGAGAATTTTTGATAAAGTCAGCTCTAGGAGCAGCAGGATTTATGGCTGCCCCAGCATGGCTGCATGGAGCGCCTAATATTCTCAAAAATTACAATAAGCCAAACTCTTTGATAAATGGAGTCCAGGTTGGATGCATTACTTACTCCTTTCGGTCCATGCCAGATCAAAGTGCAGAAGCAACACTGAAATATGTAACTGAATCCGGTCTTAGCGCAATTGAACTCATGGGAGATCCAGCAGAGAGTTTCGCTGGCATGCCATCTTCTCCAGTGGATAGGATGAGAATGTTTCAACTTATGCGTAAAGGTCGAGATGGAGGTGAATTGACCGAGGATGAAAAGAAAGAAATGGCAGAAATGAGATCTGCTTCAGAGGCTTACGGAAAAGAAGTTGCTGAGTGGAGAGCTAATGTGGATATGAAAAAATTTGAAGATTTCCGCAAAATGTACAAAGCTGCTGGGGTCAGTATCTATGCATTTAAACCCAGTGCCTTTGGAAAGAATAATTCAGATGCTGAAATCTCCTATGGCATGCGAGCTGCCAAAGCTCTTGGTGCATCTCATGTAACACTTGAACACCCCTCAGATGATGCTCATACATTGAGGCTTGGTAAACTTGGAGAGAAGAATGGAATGTCAGTGGGCTATCACGGTCATGAGCAAGAAACTTTTACTTTTTGGGACACTGCGCTTTCGCAAAGCCCAAAGAATGGACTTAACCTAGATGCCGGACACTATATTGCTGCAGGTAATACGGATTTAATTCCTTTGATAGAAAAACAACATAAGCGCATTTTAAGCATGCATACTAAAGATCGTCAAACTCCGGCCAACGGAAAGGGGAATTTAGAATGGGGAAAAGGAGATACTCCAATCCCAGAAATGCTCCAATTGATGAAAAAAAATAAATATAAGTTTCCTGCCACGATAGAACTTGAATATCAGGTTCCAGAAGGATCAGATCCAGTGAAAGAGGTTCAGAAATGTGTTGATTTCTGTGAAAAAGCTCTCTCTTAA
- a CDS encoding Dps family protein encodes MSTNKATLANHLKLDDKAMKSLAGNMNDLLSDYHIFYQNVRGFHWNVKGENFFDLHIKFEELYTQLYENIDDLAERVVTIGFKPLHAYSDYLKNSIHKEITDVSNGDECVKHVIDGLGILAQSHRKVAEEAGEAGDIATEDMLTAFVGDLEKRMWMFTMFAK; translated from the coding sequence ATGTCAACTAATAAAGCAACACTTGCAAATCATTTGAAACTAGATGACAAGGCTATGAAGAGTTTAGCTGGAAATATGAATGATCTATTGTCTGATTATCATATTTTTTATCAAAATGTAAGAGGATTTCACTGGAATGTAAAAGGTGAAAATTTCTTTGATCTTCATATCAAGTTTGAAGAACTATACACGCAACTTTATGAAAATATAGATGATCTGGCTGAGAGAGTCGTAACTATTGGATTCAAGCCTTTACATGCCTATTCAGATTACCTTAAGAATAGTATTCATAAAGAAATTACCGATGTAAGTAATGGAGATGAATGTGTCAAACATGTCATTGATGGACTTGGCATTCTAGCACAGTCTCACAGAAAAGTAGCCGAAGAGGCTGGCGAAGCTGGAGACATTGCAACTGAAGATATGCTGACAGCTTTTGTGGGCGATCTTGAGAAAAGAATGTGGATGTTTACTATGTTTGCAAAATAA